One genomic window of Cricetulus griseus strain 17A/GY chromosome 3, alternate assembly CriGri-PICRH-1.0, whole genome shotgun sequence includes the following:
- the LOC100757534 gene encoding glutathione S-transferase P 2 isoform X1, which produces MRMLLADQGQSWKEEVVTLDAWEQGTLKASCLFGQLPKFQDGDITLYQSNAILRHLGRSFGLYGKDQKEAALVDMVNDGLEDLIRHLGQQLLRNYEEGKVQYLKELPRHLKPFETLLAQNKGGQSFIVGDQISFADYRLLDLLLNHERLFPGYLNDFPMLSAYVTRLRARPKLKAFLDSPEHVNRPISARLKI; this is translated from the exons ATGCGCATGCTGCTAGCCGACCAGGGCCAGAGCTGGAAGGAGGAGGTGGTGACCTTGGATGCCTGGGAGCAGGGTACACTCAAGGCTTCTTGT CTGTTTGGGCAGCTCCCCAAGTTCCAGGATGGAGACATCACCCTGTACCAATCTAATGCCATCCTGCGGCACCTGGGCCGCTCCTTCG GGCTCTACGGCAAAGACCAGAAAGAGGCAGCGCTGGTGGACATGGTGAACGACGGGCTGGAAGACCTCATCAGGCACCTTGGCCAGCAGCTTCTCCGAAACTAT GAGGAGGGCAAGGTCCAGTATCTGAAGGAACTTCCAAGACACCTGAAGCCATTTGAAACTCTGCTGGCCCAGAACAAGGGTGGCCAGTCCTTCATTGTGGGTGACCAG ATCTCCTTTGCGGACTACCGACTGCTAGACTTGCTTCTGAACCACGAGCGTCTGTTCCCTGGCTACTTGAATGACTTTCCCATGCTCTCAGCCTATGTGACACGCCTCAGAGCCCGACCCAAGCTCAAAGCCTTCCTGGATTCCCCTGAGCATGTGAACCGCCCCATTTCTGCTCGCCTAAAGATATGA
- the Cabp2 gene encoding calcium-binding protein 2 isoform X2, with protein sequence MSMALPEGPADGSLPEEDSSPSTDTPGPSQDLASPNARRRALLRELEAQVQAAYGQDRELRPEEIEELQAAFQEFDRDRDGYIGYRELGACMRTLGYMPTEMELIEISQQISGGKVDFEDFVELMGPKLLAETADMIGVRELRDAFREFDTNGDGCISVGELRAALKALLGERLSQREVDEILQDIDLNGDGLVDFEEFVRMMSR encoded by the exons ATGTCCATGGCCCTGCCTGAGGGCCCGGCAGATGGAAGCCTCCCTGAAGAGGACTCCAGCCCATCCACAGACACTCCAGGACCCAGCCAGGACCTAGCCAGCCCTAATGCCCGCAGGCGGGCCCTCCTCCGTGAGCTGGAGGCCCAGGTGCAAGCTGCCTATGGGCAG GACCGGGAGCTGAGACCAGAGGAGATCGAAG AGCTGCAGGCTGCCTTCCAGGAGTTTGACCGAGACCGGGATGGCTACATCGGGTACCGGGAGCTGGGTGCCTGCATGCGGACGCTGGGCTACATGCCCACCGAGATGGAGCTCATTGAGATATCACAACAAATCA GTGGTGGGAAGGTGGATTTTGAAGATTTTGTGGAGCTGATGGGCCCCAAGCTGCTGGCAGAGACTGCAGACATGATTGGCGTGAGGGAGCTTCGAGATGCCTTCCGGGAG TTTGATACCAACGGAGACGGTTGTATTAGCGTTGGGGAGCTCCGGGCAGCCCTCAAGGCTCTGCTGGGGGAACGCCTCAGCCAGAGGGAGGTAGATGAGATACTCCAGGACATCGATCTCAATGGAGATGGCTTGGTTGACTTTGAAG AATTTGTTCGGATGATGTCTCGATGA
- the Cabp2 gene encoding calcium-binding protein 2 isoform X1, which produces MVQEPMGNCAKRPWSGGPKERWQWPRAPLGSSSPSPGPRAEEQEGTQGYSVLSSLVGPACIFLRPSIAATQLDRELRPEEIEELQAAFQEFDRDRDGYIGYRELGACMRTLGYMPTEMELIEISQQISGGKVDFEDFVELMGPKLLAETADMIGVRELRDAFREFDTNGDGCISVGELRAALKALLGERLSQREVDEILQDIDLNGDGLVDFEEFVRMMSR; this is translated from the exons ATGGTTCAGGAACCCATGGGGAACTGTGCCAAGAGGCCCTGGAGCGGGGGGCCTAAG GAACGCTGGCAGTGGCCTAGAGCCCCCCTAGGGAGCTCCAGCCCTAGCCCTGGCCCCAGAGCTGAGGAGCAGGAGGGCACACAGGGCTACTCGGTGCTCAGCAGCCTGGTGGGGCCAGCCTGCATCTTCCTTCGACCCAGCATCGCTGCCACCCAGCTC GACCGGGAGCTGAGACCAGAGGAGATCGAAG AGCTGCAGGCTGCCTTCCAGGAGTTTGACCGAGACCGGGATGGCTACATCGGGTACCGGGAGCTGGGTGCCTGCATGCGGACGCTGGGCTACATGCCCACCGAGATGGAGCTCATTGAGATATCACAACAAATCA GTGGTGGGAAGGTGGATTTTGAAGATTTTGTGGAGCTGATGGGCCCCAAGCTGCTGGCAGAGACTGCAGACATGATTGGCGTGAGGGAGCTTCGAGATGCCTTCCGGGAG TTTGATACCAACGGAGACGGTTGTATTAGCGTTGGGGAGCTCCGGGCAGCCCTCAAGGCTCTGCTGGGGGAACGCCTCAGCCAGAGGGAGGTAGATGAGATACTCCAGGACATCGATCTCAATGGAGATGGCTTGGTTGACTTTGAAG AATTTGTTCGGATGATGTCTCGATGA
- the LOC100757534 gene encoding glutathione S-transferase P 2 isoform X2, with amino-acid sequence MLLKLHRTASPKMPPYTIVYFPSRGRCEVMRMLLADQGQSWKEEVVTLDAWEQGTLKASCLFGQLPKFQDGDITLYQSNAILRHLGRSFGLYGKDQKEAALVDMVNDGLEDLIRHLGQQLLRNYEEGKVQYLKELPRHLKPFETLLAQNKGGQSFIVGDQISFADYRLLDLLLNHERLFPGYLNDFPMLSAYVTRLRARPKLKAFLDSPEHVNRPISARLKI; translated from the exons ATGCTGCTGAAGTTGCACCGCACTGCATCGCCCAAAA TGCCGCCTTACACCATCGTCTACTTCCCCTCTCGAG GGCGCTGCGAGGTTATGCGCATGCTGCTAGCCGACCAGGGCCAGAGCTGGAAGGAGGAGGTGGTGACCTTGGATGCCTGGGAGCAGGGTACACTCAAGGCTTCTTGT CTGTTTGGGCAGCTCCCCAAGTTCCAGGATGGAGACATCACCCTGTACCAATCTAATGCCATCCTGCGGCACCTGGGCCGCTCCTTCG GGCTCTACGGCAAAGACCAGAAAGAGGCAGCGCTGGTGGACATGGTGAACGACGGGCTGGAAGACCTCATCAGGCACCTTGGCCAGCAGCTTCTCCGAAACTAT GAGGAGGGCAAGGTCCAGTATCTGAAGGAACTTCCAAGACACCTGAAGCCATTTGAAACTCTGCTGGCCCAGAACAAGGGTGGCCAGTCCTTCATTGTGGGTGACCAG ATCTCCTTTGCGGACTACCGACTGCTAGACTTGCTTCTGAACCACGAGCGTCTGTTCCCTGGCTACTTGAATGACTTTCCCATGCTCTCAGCCTATGTGACACGCCTCAGAGCCCGACCCAAGCTCAAAGCCTTCCTGGATTCCCCTGAGCATGTGAACCGCCCCATTTCTGCTCGCCTAAAGATATGA
- the Cabp2 gene encoding calcium-binding protein 2 isoform X3 — protein sequence MVQEPMGNCAKRPWSGGPKDRELRPEEIEELQAAFQEFDRDRDGYIGYRELGACMRTLGYMPTEMELIEISQQISGGKVDFEDFVELMGPKLLAETADMIGVRELRDAFREFDTNGDGCISVGELRAALKALLGERLSQREVDEILQDIDLNGDGLVDFEEFVRMMSR from the exons ATGGTTCAGGAACCCATGGGGAACTGTGCCAAGAGGCCCTGGAGCGGGGGGCCTAAG GACCGGGAGCTGAGACCAGAGGAGATCGAAG AGCTGCAGGCTGCCTTCCAGGAGTTTGACCGAGACCGGGATGGCTACATCGGGTACCGGGAGCTGGGTGCCTGCATGCGGACGCTGGGCTACATGCCCACCGAGATGGAGCTCATTGAGATATCACAACAAATCA GTGGTGGGAAGGTGGATTTTGAAGATTTTGTGGAGCTGATGGGCCCCAAGCTGCTGGCAGAGACTGCAGACATGATTGGCGTGAGGGAGCTTCGAGATGCCTTCCGGGAG TTTGATACCAACGGAGACGGTTGTATTAGCGTTGGGGAGCTCCGGGCAGCCCTCAAGGCTCTGCTGGGGGAACGCCTCAGCCAGAGGGAGGTAGATGAGATACTCCAGGACATCGATCTCAATGGAGATGGCTTGGTTGACTTTGAAG AATTTGTTCGGATGATGTCTCGATGA